From a region of the Brachionichthys hirsutus isolate HB-005 chromosome 9, CSIRO-AGI_Bhir_v1, whole genome shotgun sequence genome:
- the dtymk gene encoding thymidylate kinase, producing MACTRGALIVLEGVDKAGKTTQCRKLVQALQQSGRPAEMMRFPDRTTTIGQLISAYLEKRSDLEDHTVHLLFSANRWELVPVMKKKLAQGTTLVIDRYAFSGVAFTSAKPGFSLDWCKNPDVGLPNPDLVMFLQLSPAEAALRGQFGEERYETGVFQRAVLQKFEQLTKDPSVNWQVIDAARSVEDVHKDIATHSLNAIDTTQNLPLGELWK from the exons ATGGCGTGTACGCGAGGCGCGCTCATCGTCCTGGAGGGGGTCGACAAGGCCGGCAAAACGACGCAGTGCAGGAAGCTCGTCCAGGCGCTGCAGCAGAGCGGCCGACCCGCCGAGATGATGCGATTCCCTG acaggacCACCACGATCGGGCAGCTGATAAGCGCATACCTGGAGAAAAGGAGCGATCTGGAGGATCACACCGTGCATCTGCTGTTCTCTGCGAACCGCTGGGAGCTGGT GCCCgtgatgaagaagaagctggCGCAGGGCACCACGCTGGTGATCGATAGGTACGCCTTCTCTGGGGTTGCTTTTACCAGCGCCAAACCG GGTTTCAGCCTGGACTGGTGCAAGAACCCCGACGTGGGACTTCCCAATCCGGATCTTGTTATGTTCCTTCAGCTCAGTCCAGCTGAGGCTGCTCTCCGGGGTCAGTTTGGAGAGGAGCGATACGAAACGGGCGTTTTCCAAAGAGCAGTTCTACAGAAATTTGAACAGCTGACGAAGGATCCTTCAGTCAACTGGCAG GTGATCGACGCCGCTCGGAGTGTCGAAGACGTGCACAAGGACATCGCCACCCACAGTCTCAATGCCATCGACACAACTCAGAACCTGCCCCTGGGAGAGCTGTGGAAGTGA